ATCAATGAATTGGCCAATGCTGTGAAACCAGTCGTCCTTCCGGGCGAAGAGATGTATATTCAGATAATGAAGGAAGGAAAAGAGGCTGGACAGGGCGTAGCTTATCTGGATGACGGAACGATGGTTGTCGTTGACGGAGGACGCAGGTACATTGGGCAACAGACCACCGTGCTGGTTACGACTGTTCTGCAAACTGCTGCAGGTAGGATGATCTTTGCTAAACCCAAAGGGATGCAGGAAAAATCATCTGAGGAGTTTTCCCATGAGTTTAATGCATTCGGCTGATATTGCGGCTATTGTACCTGCTGCTGGGCAGGGAAAAAGGATGGGGGGTCAAGGCAACAAGCTTCTGCTTGAACTTGCCGGGACCCCTATCCTTGTTTTTACTCTAAAAACACTGGAACTTTGTCCGCTAATTAAAGAGATCATTATTCCTGCGGCAAGGGCAGATATTTTGACAATTAAAAAGTTGGTGGCGAAATACAGTCTAAATAAGGTAACGGCAGTGGTTGAGGGAGGTGCTGAAAGGCAGGAATCCGTTTACCGGGCGCTTCAGTCCTTAAGTACTGAGGTGGACAGCGTGATCGTCCATGACGGTGCCAGACCTTTATTAACACTGGATAATCTGAACCGTTTTGTTGAAGAAACGGCGGACTTCGAAGCGGCCGTCATGGCTGTACCTTTGAAAGATACTGTGAAAAAGGTTGATGCTCAGGGCCGGGTTGTGGAAACACCCCCGCGGGAACAGCTTCGGGCGATTCAAACACCGCAGATTTTTAACCGGAACCTTTTAGAAAAAGTACACAAACTCGCCTTTGAACAGCAGTACCTGGCCACGGACGATGCTTCTCTATTTGAGTGGCAGGGCTTACCGGTCAGGGTTGTTGAAGGTAGTTACGAGAATATCAAAGTGACCACGCCTGAAGATATGCTTTGGGCGGAGTCCATCCTGTGCAGAAGAAGAGAGGTGCCTCAAATGAAGATAGGACTGGGCTACGATGTCCATGCACTGGTTGAGGGACGGATGTTGATTCTGGGCGGAGTAGAAATTCCCCATGACAAAGGACTTTTGGGGCATTCTGATGCGGATGTTCTGACGCATGCCGTAATGGATGCGATGCTCGGGGCTTGTGCGCTTGGTGATATCGGCAAACATTTTCCCGACAGCGATGCCCGGTACAAAGGCATTTCCAGTCTGGCATTGCTGGCTGAAGTTGTAAAGCTTGCGCAAGGTGAAGGCTACAGGCTTGGGAATCTGGATAGTGTGATTGTCGCTCAGAAACCGAAAGTATTGCCTTATATCGCGCAGATGAGAAAGAATCTGGCAGAGATTCTGAACGCAAGTCCGGACTGTATATCGATCAAAGCAACGACGACGGAATATCTGGGCTTCGAAGGCAGAGAAGAAGGAATCAGTTCCCAGGCAATCGTTTGTCTTTTGCCTGTATGACCTGATATAATATTAAACGCAATTATTCTTATATTTTTAATATCTTGTATTTTATTAATACCTGCTGAAGACAAGCAGTACGAAGTAGAAATGAGGTTATGTCGGTTATGACGGTGAAAGTAAGGTTTGCTCCAAGCCCGACCGGGCCCCTGCATATCGGAGGAGCCAGGTCAGCTCTTTTTAATTATTTGTTTGCAGCAGGCAGAGGCGGGACCTTCGTCTTTAGGATAGAGGATACCGACCTGGAACGGTCGAGCCGGGAATCAGAGCAGGATATCATGAAAGCGCTGCACTGGCTGGGGATCACCTGGGATGAGGGAATAGACGCCGGCGGAGATTCCGGCCCTTACAGGCAGACGGAAAGGCTCGATACATACCGTGAATACACGGATAAGCTTCTTCAGAACGGACATGCTTACCTGTGCTACTGTTCAGAAGAAGAACTGGAACAGGAGCGTCAGGAGCTGAGTTCCCGTGGGGAGACCCCGCGCTATCTCGGAAAATGCCGGACGCTGACCGCAGAACAGCGCCAGGTTTATGAAGCGGAAGGGAGGAAACCTGTTGTCCGCTTCCGAGTGCCGGAAGACCAGGATATCGTGATCAATGACCTGGTCAGAGGGAAAGTCATTTTTGAAAGTAATGGAATCGGGGATTATATCATTGTCAAATCAGATGGAATCCCCACATACAATTATGCCGTGGTCATCGACGATGTCCTGATGGGCATCACGCATGTCGTCAGAGGAGAAGAACATCTATCCAATACGCCGCGTCAGGTCTTAATTTATGAGGCCCTTGGAATGAAAGTACCGGATTTTGCCCATATCTCCTTGATTTTGAATACTGAAGGGCGGAAGATGAGCAAACGGGACGGGGATACTGCTGTCATGGATTATTTCCATAAAGGGTATTTGCCGGAGGCCGTCGTGAACTTTATCGCGCTTTTAGGCTGGTCGCCTTCCGGTGAGCAGGAATTTTTTACGATCGAAGAACTCAAGAAAGAATTTTCATTGGAAAAAGTATCAAAGAGCCCGGCAGTTTTTGATTTGAATAAACTGAACTACATTAATGCGCACTACCTGAAACAGACTGCTTCGGCAGACCTTGCCCGGTTGGTGCTGCCGTTTTTGAGAGAAAAAGGACTTTTTCCGAATGAGCTTTCTTTGGCTGAACAGCAGTGGGTGACCGGCTTTATTGACGCCGTCAAGGAAAAAATCAACTGCTTAAGCGAGGTTAAGTCCTATATTCATTATTTTATTGGAACAGAAATTGATGTGCTGACGGAGGAAGCTGAAGCGATTATGAAGGCAGATACCGTACCGGTAGTGCTGCAGCTTTTTGCAGCCAAGGTCCGGGAAGCTGCGCTGCTTGACGCACCGGCAGCCAAGAGCATATTAAAAGAGATCACCAAAGAACTTAACCTGAAAGGCAAGGATGTATTTATGCCGGTTAGGATTGCGCTTACGGGGCAGATGCATGGCCCTGACCTCGACCGGATCATGGAGCTGCTCGGCAAAGAAAATATTTACGGGCGATTGGAGAAAACGGCTGCTTATCCGAAGTAAGTACAAGGAGGAAATCGTGATGGCGATCAGACTGTATAATACACTCACGCGCCGCAAAGAGGAGTTTGTGCCGAGGGAACCGGGAAAGGCTTCAATGTACGCCTGCGGCCCCACGACGTATAATTATTTTCATTTGGGAAATGCCCGGATGCTGGTAGTATTCGATATGATCAGGCGCTACCTGATCCATAAAGGATTTGACGTTACGTATATCCAGAATTTTACCGACGTCGATGATAAGATTATTAAACGGGCGGCTGAAGAAGACTGTGACCCGATAGCGCTGGCCGGCAAATATATTAATGAGTACTTTACGGATGCCAAGGCTTTGAATATTCTTCCTGCCGATATCCACCCGAGAGCCACGGAACATATCCCGGAGATGATTGACATTATCCGCAGGTTGGAGGAAAAGGGCTTAGCCTATAATATTGACGGGGATGTCTATTTCGCTGTCGACAAATTCCCGGGATACGGCAAGCTGTCCGGCCGGACTCTTGAAGATATGCAGGCCGGAGCACGTGTAGAGGTGGACGATAAGAAGCATAACCCGATGGATTTTGCGCTATGGAAAAAAGCCAAAGCGGGAGAACCTTTCTGGGAGAGTCCCTGGGGTAAGGGAAGGCCCGGCTGGCATATTGAATGTTCAGCGATGTCCTTGAAATACCTCGGGCCTGGGTTTGATATTCATGGGGGCGGAGGCGACCTGGTTTTTCCGCATCATGAGAATGAAATTGCGCAGTCCGAAGGCTGTCTGGAGGGTCAGCAGTTTGCGCGGTACTGGATGCATAATGCGTTTATTACCATTAATCAGGAGAAAATGTCCAAATCGCTGGGGAACTTCTTTTTGGTCAGAGATGTTACAGGAAAATTCCCGGGAGATGTTATCCGTTTTTATCTGCTCGGAACACACTACCGCAGTCCGCTGGATTTTGATGATGAGAAGCTGGTCATGGCCTCTAAAGGACTGGACCGCCTGAAAAACAGCGTGCGTCTGGCCAAAGAGGCCTTGGGCAAAGCGCTGGGTAAAGAGGGTATGACGTTCGGTATCATTGCTGCGAACCGAGACCAGAAGGCGGATAATGAAATGGCTGAGGCCAGTCTGGAGGCCAGGAATGCTTTCGAACAGGCTATGGACGATGATTTTAATTCGGCCCAGGCTTATGCAGCCTTATTCGAGCTGGCCAAAGGAATCAATACGTACCTTGCCAAAGTTTCTATAAAGACTGAATCTCTGGCTGAAGCAGCACAGACTTTGATAGAGCTGGCTGGGATACTTGGATTTGATCTGGAAGCCGAGGCTGAAGTTTTACAGGGGGATTCCGGAAAACTGGCCCAGGTTATGGAGCTTGTGATGGAGATCAGAGCCAATGCCCGTAAGAACAAGGACTGGACGACTGCGGATCTCATCAGGGACAGGATTAAAGAAATCGGGATTGTGATTGAAGATACCCCTGAGGGTGCCCGCTGGTATTTGAAATAGTTAAGGGATGATAACATTTGCCTAAGCAAAACGAACCTAAACAGGATAACGGCATGCCGGATATTTGGTCGGTACAAATCAATAAACGGTGGCAGGATATTAATATCCTGCTGCTTGCCTATATAGGTGACGCCGTTTACGAATTATGGGTACGCAAGCATCTTCTGGAGCAGGACATTGCCAAGGTACAACTCATGCATAAGCGGGCTATTTTCTATGTACAGGCCAAAACGCAAGCAGGTATTCTGAGGCATCTCATGAACGAACTGGATGAAACGGAAACAGAGGTTGTTCTGAGGGGTCGGAATGCGAAGGGCCACTATCCGCGTAGTGTTGATGTTGTCACCTACAGGCATTCTACAGCCTTCGAAGCGCTTATCGGTTACTGGCATATTACTGGCCAAAATACTCGGATGGGCGCGGTTCTAAACAACATAGACGGGATTCTTGAGACAATGGCGATAGAAAATAGCAAGAAAACAGAAAGAGGTACTTTACCCGAAGAAACCGGAAAACGGGGGGGAGTCGGAACATGAAGATCACAAACTTTGAACATACCGGACTGGACCGAGTCGCAGCCTGGATTAAACGGAATCATTTAAGCGGGATATCCGCCACGGAACTAAAGAAAGTTCTGAAAACGGTCAATATATTCTTTGTTGCAGAAGGTATCAACCGGGTTCAGAGCATGCTGCTCTGTGAGCTGAAAGCATCCTATGTACAACAAAGTCAAAGATACGTGGCGCTTGATCAGGACGCGTTTGCTTTTCCCGACCTGCCGCCAGAAGATTACCACAGAGCCTTGGAGCTCGGGCAGCAAGCATTGGATCTGTATACCAGAATGTGTGCACTGAAGGAAGGCGGGTTTAAAGGGAGACCTAAGCCTGAGCATTACCTTTACGCGATTCCGATTGAAGATGCCCGCTATATACTGCCGCTCGCGGCAAAGACGAATCTATCCGTTTCGATGTCCGGGGACAAACTGTGGGAGTTCTTTCTTTTATTCAATGACAGGAAATATGAAGGGATATTCGAGACCCTGAAAAATGAGCTGGAAGCCTTCCTTCCGGCTGAATTACGCGCGCTGTTCCCCGATGACTATGACAGTACGGCAGAATTAACAATCATTGAGGACTTCTATCGGACAGATTTGGCGAGAATTAATTCCGAAGATGACCTCATCTTATTATCCAGTTGTCAGGATCCGGACATTAAGGCTGGTCTAGGCGCTCTGACCAGCACCCAAAGCAGGGCGTCTTCCGAGGTTTTGCTGTCCTGGGGGGAGGAAGCTCCAGTTAAGGCGAAAGAAATTGTCCAGAGAGTGCTTGGTTACGGTCATGAAAGTATTGCCGAACAGGTCCGGACCACTTTTGGGATGATGTGTTCCTTGGTGACGTATCACCAGCAGGTCCGTCATCGTCTGCCGGAAATGTTCCGGGAAGACTTCAGTAACCTTTTCAGCGACACAGAAAGACCGGTAATCGTTCCGGATAGCATTCGCAATTCTCCGTTTTTGGAGGAGTTCTTAAATCTGACGGAAGCCTATCGGACATTTTCCAGGGAGATTTATCAAAAATTGGGGCTGGGCAAAGCTATGCCGTTTATCCTGAACTGCCAGCTTTTAAAAATGATTATGTCCACAAATGCGAGGATAGACAATCAGATGCTCTCGGAAAGGACCTGCCTGAACGCCCAGTGGGAAATCAGAAAGCTCGCAGTCAAGAAACTGAAGATCCTCAGAGAATTATCCGGTGTACTCTATGAAAAAGCACTGCCGCCCTGTCTGGTCAGCAAATGCCATGAAGGGAAGATGACCTGCGGCAAACAGCAGGAAGTAAGAGATCTGTTCTATTTCAGGCAAAAGTAACGGCTGCGCACTACATGCAGCATTTTATTATCTTCAGAGGATTTGCCGCGTTGTTCTGAAAATTTTTTAGGGGGCTAATGAATGAAAGCAATCGTTTCGGTAGATCAAAACTGGGGTATTGGCTATAAAGGAGACCTGCTGCTGAAAATTCCGGAAGATATGAAGTTTTTTAAGCAGATGACTGTTGGCAAGGTCGTGGTCATGGGCAGAGGAACCTATGAATCATTGCCGGGAAAAGAGCCCTTAAAGGGCAGAACGAATATTATCCTGAGCACAAACAAGGATTTTCAGGATGAAAGATTTATTATCTGTCATTCTCTGGAGGACCTGCTTCAGGAGCTGAAAAAATACCCTTCGGACGATATCTGTGTGATTGGCGGAGAATCACTTTTTCAGCTGCTCATGCCCTATCTGAATGAACTGTATGTAACAAAAATCAGGCACACATTCCCTGCGGATAAGCATCTTAGGAATGTCGATGAAGATGACAACTGGAAAGTCGAGTCTGAAGGTGAATTGCAAACTTATAATGACATTCAGTACAGTGTTGTAAAATATATAAGAAAGTGAACGTCGTAATATACAAATTTTAAAGGTTAGTATGCTTACAATAAACTTTCGGAAGGGGAAACCGGCATTGGAAGAAAATATTGTGTGCGGGCGCAACGCTGTGACCGAACTGATCAAATCCGGGAATCCGGTGAATAAAGTGCTGATCAAAAATGAAAAGGGGCAGGGAAGAAATTCGGACATACTGCATCTACTTAAAGCGCGCGGCATACCGTACCAATTTGTGGAGAATACTGTCCTGGACAAATATACTGCCGGAGAAAAGCATCAGGGAGTGGTGGCATTTGCTGCTGCCAAAGAATATGCAGAACCATCCGATATTTTGGAGATAGCAAGGCAAAGAGGGGAAGATCCATTTATCCTTGTTCTGGATGAGATCGAGGATCCGCATAATTTAGGGGCTCTTCTTCGAACTGCCGATGCAGCGGGTGTTCATGGGGTGATCATTCCCAAAAGAAGAAGTGCCGCACTCACGCCAGCTGTCGGCAGAACGTCGGCCGGAGCTGTGGAATATGTGCCTGTGGCCAGAGTAAGCAACCTTGTCCAGACACTTAAATATCTCAAAGAAGAGGGCTGCTGGGTATCCGGTGCGGAAGCAGGCGGCAAAGATATCTATCAGGCGGAACTGAAAGGGCCAAGGGTCGTCGTCATTGGCGGAGAGGATAAGGGACTCGGGAGACTGATCCGGGAAACCTGCGATGAAATTATATCCTTGCCAATGTATGGCAGAATTTCATCTTTGAATGCCAGCGTAGCCGGATCCATTATCATGTATGAGGTCCGGAGACAGAGAAATCAGACTTAATCTGCCATATCCCGCCAATCTTCATCTTGACGCTATTTGTGCATTTCAGGTATAATTGTTTTGTTATAAGCATATAATGGAGGCTTCAGCGTTACCTTCGTGAATCGGTTTCGGGAGGGATGGACTTGACTTACAGTATCCAGACAGAGATTCCAGAAGAATTCGAGGCTAATGAATACATAGCGGATGAGGAACTAGTTGAGTTAGCAAAGATCGGTGACGCAGAAGCTCAGGAGTACTTAATCAATAAGTACAAGAATTTTGTCAGGGCAAAAGCCAGATCGTATTTCTTGATCGGCGCGGATAGGGAAGATATCATTCAAGAAGGCATGATTGGACTGTATAAAGCAATTCGTGACTTCCGTGGGGACAAGCTCTCCTCTTTCAGAGCATTTGCCGAGTTATGCATAACTCGGCAGATCATTACAGCAATCAAGACGGCTACCAGACAAAAGCATATTCCGCTCAATTCGTACGTATCACTGAACAAACCTATTTACGATGAGGATTCCGACAGGACGCTCTTGGATGTTATTTCTGGAAATAAGATCACGGATCCCGAGGAACTAATCATCAGCAGGGAAGAATTTGACGATATTGAAGAAAAAATGGGCGAGATTTTAAGTTCGCTCGAATGGGAAGTGCTGATGTCCTATCTTGAAGGCAAATCTTATCAGGAGATTGCCGTTGATCTCGACAGGCATGTCAAATCCATTGACAATGCACTGCAGCGGGTCAAGCGAAAGTTGGAAAGGTATCTGGAGCACAGAGGGGCCTAAAATTCCATACAATATGAATAGAATCACACACTCTGTTTTGTAAATTATTCCAGAAAAAAAACACTTTTTTTTGTTGACAAGTGGCCGTAATCTTTGATACAATACGTTGGTGTCCAATGCCGATGTAGCTCAATTGGTAGAGCAGCTGATTTGTAATCAGCAGGTTGCGGGTTCGAGTCCCATCGTCGGCTCCAATTGAAATGGGTAGGTGGCCGAGTGGTTAAAGGCGGCAGACTGTAAATCTGTTCCGAAAGGTACGGTGGTTCGAATCCATCCCTGCCCACCATTCTATAATTGGAGATATCGAGCTGGAACTTTATTTAACATCGCGGGGTGGAGCAGTGGTAGCTCGTCGGGCTCATAACCCGAAGGTCGTCGGTTCAAATCCGGCCCCCGCAACCAAAGAAAATTAAAGCCTTAGACAAATGTCTAAGGCTTTTGTATTGTATCCTAGTGATTCCTACAAACTGAATTTTTAAACCACAAAAACCCATTTTCTTGTTCCTCCTTTATTTATTCATCAGACTTACATAGGCACTCAGTTCAATATCATCAATCAGGAAATTTACGACAATCGATTTTGGCACGGGTAGGGTCGCCTCACCGTTCTCGCTGATCATAAGGGTCGGAGGCGAGATATCCAGATCAGTGATACCAATTTTTGTGAACTGCGTGCACGTATTAGCACAGACCATATTTCCCATTTCAGAAATTGCGCTTCTGGCCATAGCATCCAGTTCAGCCACCGGCATACCCATCATCATTTTAGAGGCAAACTTTTTGGCAGCTTCAATATCCATCCCGAATAGGATCGCGCCTTTCACTGTTCCGAAAAGTGAGATATTCAGAAGAATACCGTTGTACTGAAAGGCCGCTTCTATTTTGGATACCTTGCGCCGTTCGACCGACTGGAAGCCGAGCTGCGGCAGAACTTCTGTAAAAGCAGTCAGAAGAGGATTAATGATACTTACATCCATATACTCGACCCCTTCTTAAAACCAACACCTAGGAAAATATTCCCGAAGTTGGTTCCTGCCGTCACGGCATCCATTTTAAGATTCGGACTCATAATTTCGGTCCCGGTACCGTAAAACAGACTGGGTGGAGAAACGCTCAGACTATAAGTTTTATCGGACTTATTCAGCATCGAGCAGGCAACTCCGGCAATAATATTGGCCAATTCGGCAACCATGGACAATACCTCTTCACGGTTTCTATGAGCGCGTTTCAGGAGCATCTCAACAATTCTTTCCGCTGTCTCCATCGACATATCTAAGATCATAGATCCGGAGTGGCGGCCGATCAGCCCGATAACAGCTGTAATTCCCTGGGATAAGTAATGGTCTCCAAAATTTTCGTATGAAGCAAAAGAAACGGGTGATTTGGTCATCCGGGCAATATTCTGGGTTAGAGATTCCTTAAAGGTTTCCAGACCATAGGCAAGCAGATGGTCATAATGAATATCCGGTGCCATAACGTTGTTGATCATCTGGACCAGGTAGTCGCTGTCAACAGGTTTTTGAATGTATCCGGAAATCCCGATGCGGCGCGCTTCAACTTCCGATTCTTCATCTTTCATCGAGCTGACAAGAATAATCTTTGCATT
This genomic stretch from Dehalobacter restrictus DSM 9455 harbors:
- a CDS encoding Mini-ribonuclease 3; the encoded protein is MPKQNEPKQDNGMPDIWSVQINKRWQDINILLLAYIGDAVYELWVRKHLLEQDIAKVQLMHKRAIFYVQAKTQAGILRHLMNELDETETEVVLRGRNAKGHYPRSVDVVTYRHSTAFEALIGYWHITGQNTRMGAVLNNIDGILETMAIENSKKTERGTLPEETGKRGGVGT
- a CDS encoding response regulator gives rise to the protein MSAIKVMVVDDSLFSRTLIVEILRDSGLEVVGEADSYDSLIETYERCRPDVVTMDIVMPDMDGFECSRALFVKDPNAKIILVSSMKDEESEVEARRIGISGYIQKPVDSDYLVQMINNVMAPDIHYDHLLAYGLETFKESLTQNIARMTKSPVSFASYENFGDHYLSQGITAVIGLIGRHSGSMILDMSMETAERIVEMLLKRAHRNREEVLSMVAELANIIAGVACSMLNKSDKTYSLSVSPPSLFYGTGTEIMSPNLKMDAVTAGTNFGNIFLGVGFKKGSSIWM
- a CDS encoding FAD-dependent thymidylate synthase, translated to MKITNFEHTGLDRVAAWIKRNHLSGISATELKKVLKTVNIFFVAEGINRVQSMLLCELKASYVQQSQRYVALDQDAFAFPDLPPEDYHRALELGQQALDLYTRMCALKEGGFKGRPKPEHYLYAIPIEDARYILPLAAKTNLSVSMSGDKLWEFFLLFNDRKYEGIFETLKNELEAFLPAELRALFPDDYDSTAELTIIEDFYRTDLARINSEDDLILLSSCQDPDIKAGLGALTSTQSRASSEVLLSWGEEAPVKAKEIVQRVLGYGHESIAEQVRTTFGMMCSLVTYHQQVRHRLPEMFREDFSNLFSDTERPVIVPDSIRNSPFLEEFLNLTEAYRTFSREIYQKLGLGKAMPFILNCQLLKMIMSTNARIDNQMLSERTCLNAQWEIRKLAVKKLKILRELSGVLYEKALPPCLVSKCHEGKMTCGKQQEVRDLFYFRQK
- the gltX gene encoding glutamate--tRNA ligase translates to MTVKVRFAPSPTGPLHIGGARSALFNYLFAAGRGGTFVFRIEDTDLERSSRESEQDIMKALHWLGITWDEGIDAGGDSGPYRQTERLDTYREYTDKLLQNGHAYLCYCSEEELEQERQELSSRGETPRYLGKCRTLTAEQRQVYEAEGRKPVVRFRVPEDQDIVINDLVRGKVIFESNGIGDYIIVKSDGIPTYNYAVVIDDVLMGITHVVRGEEHLSNTPRQVLIYEALGMKVPDFAHISLILNTEGRKMSKRDGDTAVMDYFHKGYLPEAVVNFIALLGWSPSGEQEFFTIEELKKEFSLEKVSKSPAVFDLNKLNYINAHYLKQTASADLARLVLPFLREKGLFPNELSLAEQQWVTGFIDAVKEKINCLSEVKSYIHYFIGTEIDVLTEEAEAIMKADTVPVVLQLFAAKVREAALLDAPAAKSILKEITKELNLKGKDVFMPVRIALTGQMHGPDLDRIMELLGKENIYGRLEKTAAYPK
- the ispF gene encoding 2-C-methyl-D-erythritol 2,4-cyclodiphosphate synthase, with the protein product MKIGLGYDVHALVEGRMLILGGVEIPHDKGLLGHSDADVLTHAVMDAMLGACALGDIGKHFPDSDARYKGISSLALLAEVVKLAQGEGYRLGNLDSVIVAQKPKVLPYIAQMRKNLAEILNASPDCISIKATTTEYLGFEGREEGISSQAIVCLLPV
- a CDS encoding dihydrofolate reductase, whose product is MKAIVSVDQNWGIGYKGDLLLKIPEDMKFFKQMTVGKVVVMGRGTYESLPGKEPLKGRTNIILSTNKDFQDERFIICHSLEDLLQELKKYPSDDICVIGGESLFQLLMPYLNELYVTKIRHTFPADKHLRNVDEDDNWKVESEGELQTYNDIQYSVVKYIRK
- a CDS encoding chemotaxis protein CheX, with product MDVSIINPLLTAFTEVLPQLGFQSVERRKVSKIEAAFQYNGILLNISLFGTVKGAILFGMDIEAAKKFASKMMMGMPVAELDAMARSAISEMGNMVCANTCTQFTKIGITDLDISPPTLMISENGEATLPVPKSIVVNFLIDDIELSAYVSLMNK
- the cysS gene encoding cysteine--tRNA ligase, which codes for MAIRLYNTLTRRKEEFVPREPGKASMYACGPTTYNYFHLGNARMLVVFDMIRRYLIHKGFDVTYIQNFTDVDDKIIKRAAEEDCDPIALAGKYINEYFTDAKALNILPADIHPRATEHIPEMIDIIRRLEEKGLAYNIDGDVYFAVDKFPGYGKLSGRTLEDMQAGARVEVDDKKHNPMDFALWKKAKAGEPFWESPWGKGRPGWHIECSAMSLKYLGPGFDIHGGGGDLVFPHHENEIAQSEGCLEGQQFARYWMHNAFITINQEKMSKSLGNFFLVRDVTGKFPGDVIRFYLLGTHYRSPLDFDDEKLVMASKGLDRLKNSVRLAKEALGKALGKEGMTFGIIAANRDQKADNEMAEASLEARNAFEQAMDDDFNSAQAYAALFELAKGINTYLAKVSIKTESLAEAAQTLIELAGILGFDLEAEAEVLQGDSGKLAQVMELVMEIRANARKNKDWTTADLIRDRIKEIGIVIEDTPEGARWYLK
- the sigH gene encoding RNA polymerase sporulation sigma factor SigH, which encodes MDLTYSIQTEIPEEFEANEYIADEELVELAKIGDAEAQEYLINKYKNFVRAKARSYFLIGADREDIIQEGMIGLYKAIRDFRGDKLSSFRAFAELCITRQIITAIKTATRQKHIPLNSYVSLNKPIYDEDSDRTLLDVISGNKITDPEELIISREEFDDIEEKMGEILSSLEWEVLMSYLEGKSYQEIAVDLDRHVKSIDNALQRVKRKLERYLEHRGA
- the rlmB gene encoding 23S rRNA (guanosine(2251)-2'-O)-methyltransferase RlmB, whose protein sequence is MEENIVCGRNAVTELIKSGNPVNKVLIKNEKGQGRNSDILHLLKARGIPYQFVENTVLDKYTAGEKHQGVVAFAAAKEYAEPSDILEIARQRGEDPFILVLDEIEDPHNLGALLRTADAAGVHGVIIPKRRSAALTPAVGRTSAGAVEYVPVARVSNLVQTLKYLKEEGCWVSGAEAGGKDIYQAELKGPRVVVIGGEDKGLGRLIRETCDEIISLPMYGRISSLNASVAGSIIMYEVRRQRNQT